One genomic region from Anthonomus grandis grandis chromosome 1, icAntGran1.3, whole genome shotgun sequence encodes:
- the LOC126744007 gene encoding ankyrin repeat domain-containing protein 27-like — translation MWSHYDEDLSQNDFFKEIKKNHRDILEKAAEEHWVICIPKKGSLKNEDIPITVILDHILVQADGEQYKTLSKKDVLLHGHSLKLNAGSIFISDVDILFEETHYLDKVSKYVVWCVNWPLFKLQTSSDFDYSRTNVSLLSIQDCIDFLYAEAFGHHLLNNIQQLCLDFKTQDCCFELETLQTQKEYVGNLLSRCLQLCFKNETFQEKCNLSGTYFHNFKLSIETYMQYCLGRKLIHSTNTVNHISDCLLNKIIRNSSHVTLNDLNISNSFQDFISDAKYELSRINNYVTVLDKISCLSRIFNIFHNKALREPGHKTLFVTSDDYLQVLIYLILNCDIPNWCGNLTFIKEFQFISVGNPDHTNFLISGIEAAISFIKSNEFLKIKTASFAYKTNTKTAFHKLYKEFRERKNCDELDELLKKQKFKEKIKLCHPLCSCASCEKIRNNNHLNNEANKLLNDKEQSFLTVATLENNIDFVQYLLSLNYDINLKDISGKTALHYAAENGYQDILMLLISDKANVNLVDCNKNTALHLACDRGHDSCVKALIYSSHFVEINLQNSLGETPLFLATKWGYFDIIKILLENGAAVCFKNNRNLSIYKLSPNYYVSKLFEQFGNQKSKNLAKEVIDDKTSDSTSEKCYELPLSSKEGHRMQNFLFGTHAKNASEEKRIQLLLKAIEDNDMPLTSFYLGYTGNLVDKGDVSTDSSNITTKCHPLCACNKCCAGDFLDSESVDHTSHKLNVNVSNDEGYTPLHVAAKFGRTDILRILLDGGAYLNIRTIKTFHTPLHLAVMFQRVQAVKELLNCGHCEIDAQDLRGNTPLYYACIQNNSNLKILEYLLKNGADCQKKNFEEKTVLQICEEKNLFRVCRLLKENMERLSSITKDCSLSHSFSTISFDDIDSDFEIL, via the coding sequence ATGTGGTCCCATTATGACGAAGATTTATCgcaaaacgactttttcaaggaAATTAAGAAGAATCACCGAGACATTCTAGAAAAAGCTGCTGAGGAACATTGGGTGATTTGTATACCAAAAAAAGGAAGCCTTAAAAATGAAGATATTCCAATTACTGTTATTCTAGACCACATACTAGTCCAAGCTGATGGGGAACAATACAAAACATTAAGtaaaaaagatgttttattGCATGGGcacagtttaaaattaaatgcaggCAGCATATTTATTAGTGATGTAGACATACTGTTTGAGGAAACTCATTATCTGGATAAAGTTTCTAAATATGTAGTTTGGTGTGTCAATTGGCCGCTGTTTAAACTCCAAACTAGCAGTGATTTTGACTATTCAAGAACTAATGTTTCTTTGCTCTCTATACAAGACTGCATAGACTTTTTATATGCCGAGGCTTTTGGACATCACTTGCTTAACAATATTCAACAGTTATGTCTTGATTTTAAGACTCAAGACTGCTGTTTTGAACTAGAGACCTTACAGACTCAAAAAGAATATGTGGGAAATTTACTGTCCCGGTGCCTTCAACtgtgttttaaaaatgaaacttttcagGAAAAGTGCAACCTTAGTGGTACATACTTTCACAATTTTAAGCTCTCTATTGAAACTTATATGCAATATTGTCTTGGAAGAAAACTCATCCATAGTACAAATACTGTGAATCATATTTCagattgtttattaaataagatcaTAAGAAATTCATCACATGTCACTCtaaatgacttaaatatttCTAACAGCTTTCAGGATTTTATTTCAGATGCAAAATACGAATTGTCCAGGATTAATAACTATGTAACGGTACTGGATAAGATTAGCTGCTTATCcaggatttttaatatttttcataataaagcCCTAAGGGAACCTGGACATAAAACATTATTTGTTACATCAGATGattatttacaagttttaatttaccttattttaaattgtgatatTCCTAACTGGTGTGGAAATTTAACATTCATAAAAGAGTTTCAATTTATTTCTGTTGGTAATCCTGAtcatactaattttttaattagcgGTATTGAGGCGGCTATATCATTCATTAAGAGCAAtgagtttttgaaaattaaaactgcCTCATTTGCATATAAaactaatacaaaaacagcTTTTCATAAactttataaagaatttagagAAAGAAAAAACTGCGATGAACTAGATgagcttttaaaaaagcaaaaatttaaggAGAAAATCAAACTGTGTCATCCTTTATGCAGCTGTGCTTCatgtgaaaaaattagaaataacaaTCATTTGAATAACGaggcaaataaattattaaatgataaaGAACAAAGCTTTTTAACAGTAGCCACTTTGGAGaataatattgattttgttCAATACTTACTTTCCTTAAACTATGATATTAATCTTAAAGATATTAGTGGGAAAACAGCCCTTCATTATGCAGCTGAAAACGGATATCAAGATATTCTAATGCTCTTAATAAGTGATAAAGCTAATGTAAATTTAGTTGATTGTAACAAAAACACTGCTCTACATTTAGCATGCGATAGGGGCCATGATAGTTGTGTTAAAGCCTTAATATATTCTTCTCATTTTGTGGAAATTAATTTGCAAAACAGTTTGGGTGAAACTCCATTATTTTTAGCCACTAAATGGGGTTATTttgatatcattaaaattttattggaaaatggGGCTGcagtttgttttaaaaataacagaaactTAAGCATATACAAGTTATCACCTAATTACTATGTAAGTAAACTGTTTGAACAATTTGGTAATcagaaaagtaaaaatttagcAAAAGAGGTAATTGATGACAAAACAAGTGATAGCACTTCTGAAAAATGCTATGAGTTGCCCCTCAGCAGTAAAGAAGGACATAGGATGcagaattttctttttggtaCTCATGCTAAAAACGCCTCAGAGGAAAAGAGAATTCAATTACTTTTAAAAGCTATTGAGGATAATGACATGCCCTTGACATCATTTTACTTAGGGTATACTGGAAATTTAGTTGATAAAGGTGATGTTTCCACTGACTCTTCTAATATTACCACAAAGTGTCATCCTCTTTGTGCATGCAATAAATGCTGTGCAGGTGATTTTCTAGATTCTGAATCAGTTGACCACACGAGTCACAAATTGAACGTAAATGTTTCTAATGATGAAGGTTATACACCTCTTCATGTAGCTGCAAAATTTGGTAGAACAGACATTTTAAGGATATTATTGGATGGTGgagcatatttaaatataagaaccATTAAAACATTCCATACCCCTTTACATCTAGCCGTAATGTTTCAAAGAGTTCAAGCAGTTAAAGAGTTACTGAACTGCGGTCATTGTGAAATAGATGCACAAGACCTGAGAGGGAACACCCCGCTTTATTATGCTTGCATTCAAAATAATAGTAACCTAAAAATCTtggaatatttacttaaaaatggaGCAGAttgtcaaaagaaaaattttgaggAGAAAACTGTTTTGCAAATTTGTGaagagaaaaatttatttagggtttgTAGACTGCTAAAAGAAAACATGGAACGCCTTAGCTCAATAACCAAAGATTGTTCTTTAAGCCATAGTTTTAGTACGATTAGTTTTGATGATATTGACagtgattttgaaattttgtga
- the LOC126744171 gene encoding ankyrin repeat domain-containing protein 27-like codes for MLLISDKANVNLVDCNKNTALHLACDRGHDSCVKALIYSSHFVEINLQNSLGETPLFLATKWGYFDIIKILLENGAAVCFKNNRNLSIYKLSPNYYVSNLFEQFGNQKSKNLAKEVIDDKTSDSTSEKCYELPLSSKEGHRMQNFLFGTRAKNASEEKRIQLLLKAIEDNDMPLTSFYLGYTGNLVDKGDVSTDSSNITTKCHPLCACNKCCAGDFLDSESVDHTSHKLNVNVSNDEGYTPLHVAAKFGRTDILRILLDGGAYLNVRTNKTFHTPLHLAVMFQRVQAVKELLNCGHCEIDAQDLRGNTPLYYACIQNNSNLKILEYLLKNGADCQKKNFEEKTVLQICEEKNLFRVCRLLKENMERLSPITKDSSLSHSFSTISFDDIDSDFEIL; via the exons ATGCTCTTAATAAGTGATAAAGCTAATGTAAATTTAGTTGATTGTAACAAAAACACTGCTCTACATTTAGCATGCGATAGGGGCCATGATAGTTGTGTTAAAGCCTTAATATATTCTTCTCATTTTGTGGAAATTAATTTGCAAAACAGTTTGGGTGAAACTCCATTATTTTTAGCCACTAAATGGGGCTATTttgatatcattaaaattttattggaaaatggGGCTGcagtttgttttaaaaataacagaaactTAAGCATATACAAGTTATCACCTAATTACTATGTAAGTAATCTTTTTGAACAATTTGGTAATcagaaaagtaaaaatttagcAAAAGAGGTAATTGATGACAAAACAAGTGATAGCACTTCTGAAAAATGCTATGAGTTGCCCCTCAGCAGTAAAGAAGGACATAGGATGcagaattttctttttggtaCTCGTGCTAAAAACGCCTCAGAGGAAAAGAGAATTCAATTACTTTTAAAAGCTATTGAGGATAATGACATGCCCTTGACATCATTTTACTTAGGGTATACTGGAAATTTAGTTGATAAAGGTGATGTTTCCACTGACTCTTCTAATATTACCACAAAGTGTCATCCTCTTTGTGCATGCAATAAATGCTGTGCAG GTGATTTTCTAGATTCTGAATCAGTTGACCACACGAGTCACAAATTGAACGTAAATGTTTCTAATGATGAAGGTTATACACCTCTTCATGTAGCTGCAAAATTTGGACGAACAGATATTTTAAGGATCTTATTGGATGGTGGAGCATATTTAAATGTAAGAACCAATAAAACATTCCATACCCCTTTACATCTAGCCGTAATGTTTCAAAGAGTTCAAGCAGTTAAAGAGTTACTGAACTGCGGTCATTGTGAAATAGATGCACAAGACCTGAGAGGGAACACCCCGCTTTATTATGCTTGCATTCAAAATAATAGTAACCTAAAAATCTtggaatatttacttaaaaatggaGCAGATtgccaaaagaaaaattttgaggAGAAAACTGTTTTGCAAATTTGTGaagagaaaaatttatttagggtttgTAGACTGCTAAAAGAAAACATGGAACGCCTTAGCCCAATAACCAAAGATAGTTCTTTAAGCCATAGTTTTAGTACGATTAGTTTTGATGATATTGACagtgattttgaaattttgtga
- the LOC126744180 gene encoding ankyrin repeat domain-containing protein 27-like has protein sequence MLLISDKANVNLVDCIKNTALHLACDRGHDSCVKALIYSSHFVEINLQNSLGETPLFLATKWGYFDIIKILLENGAAVCFKNNRNLSIYKLSPNYYVSNLFEQFGNQKSKNLAKEVIDDKTSDSTSEKCYELPLSSKEGYRLQNFLFGTRAKNASEEKRIQLLLKAIEDNDMPLTSFYLGYTGNLVDKGDVSTDSSNITTKCHPLCACNKCCAGDFLDSESVDHTSHKLNVNVSNDEGYTPLHVAAKFGRTDILRILLDGGAYLNIRTIKTFHTPLHLAVMFQRVQAVKELLNCGHCEIDAQDLRGNTPLYYACIQNNSNLKILEYLLKNGADCQKKNFEEKTVLQICEEKNLFRVCRLLKENMERLSPITKDCSLSHSFSTISFDDIDSDFEIL, from the coding sequence ATGCTCTTAATAAGTGATAAAGCTAATGTAAATTTAGTTGATTGTATCAAAAACACTGCTCTACATTTAGCATGCGATAGGGGCCATGATAGTTGTGTTAAAGCCTTAATATATTCTTCTCATTTTGTGGAAATTAATTTGCAAAACAGTTTGGGTGAAACTCCATTATTTTTAGCCACTAAATGGGGTTATTttgatatcattaaaattttattggaaaatggGGCTGcagtttgttttaaaaataacagaaactTAAGCATATACAAGTTATCACCTAATTACTATGTAAGTAATCTTTTTGAACAATTTGGTAATcagaaaagtaaaaatttagcAAAAGAGGTAATTGATGACAAAACAAGTGATAGCACTTCTGAAAAATGCTATGAGTTGCCCCTCAGCAGTAAAGAAGGATATAGGTTGcagaattttctttttggtaCTCGTGCTAAAAATGCCTCAGAGGAAAAGAGAATTCAATTACTTTTAAAAGCTATTGAGGATAATGACATGCCCTTGACATCATTTTACTTAGGGTATACTGGAAATTTAGTTGATAAAGGTGATGTTTCCACTGACTCTTCTAATATTACCACAAAGTGTCATCCTCTTTGTGCATGCAATAAATGCTGTGCAGGTGATTTTCTAGATTCTGAATCAGTTGACCACACAAGCCACAAATTGAATGTAAATGTTTCTAATGATGAAGGTTATACACCTCTTCATGTAGCTGCAAAATTTGGACGAACGGACATTTTAAGGATCTTATTGGATGGTGgagcatatttaaatataagaaccATTAAAACCTTCCATACCCCTTTACATCTAGCCGTAATGTTTCAAAGAGTTCAAGCAGTTAAAGAGTTACTGAACTGCGGTCATTGTGAAATAGATGCACAAGACCTGAGAGGGAACACCCCGCTTTATTATGCTTGCATTCAAAATAATAGTAACCTAAAAATCTtggaatatttacttaaaaatggaGCAGAttgtcaaaagaaaaattttgaggAGAAAACTGTTTTGCAAATTTGTGaagagaaaaatttatttagggtttgTAGACTGCTAAAAGAAAACATGGAACGCCTTAGCCCAATAACCAAAGATTGTTCTTTAAGCCATAGTTTTAGTACGATTAGTTTTGATGATATTGACagtgattttgaaattttgtga